One region of Chryseobacterium sp. SORGH_AS_0447 genomic DNA includes:
- a CDS encoding phage tail protein has protein sequence MEGYIGEIRLFGGNFAPLGWAFCDGTPYSIAQYTAAFSIVGTTYGGNGQTTFAVPDLRGRIAVGTGQGAGLTAIDLGETGGTETVTMTSAQMPAHSHTAAATIAFPSFSDEGNTGSPAGNVLAGSATAYSTQAPDTFIAPATTTGSISAVGSNIPFNIIQPVLATNYIICLEGIYPSRG, from the coding sequence ATGGAAGGTTATATAGGAGAAATACGTTTATTTGGTGGAAATTTTGCTCCTCTTGGATGGGCTTTCTGCGACGGAACGCCTTACAGTATAGCACAATATACGGCCGCATTCTCAATCGTAGGAACTACTTATGGCGGTAACGGACAAACTACCTTTGCTGTTCCGGATCTTCGTGGCAGGATCGCTGTAGGAACAGGCCAGGGCGCAGGTCTTACGGCCATAGATTTAGGAGAAACAGGCGGAACTGAAACGGTTACCATGACTTCAGCACAAATGCCTGCGCACAGCCATACTGCTGCTGCAACAATTGCATTTCCAAGCTTCTCGGATGAAGGCAATACAGGATCTCCAGCAGGTAATGTGCTTGCAGGTTCAGCCACAGCTTATTCTACTCAGGCACCGGATACTTTTATTGCACCGGCAACTACAACAGGTTCTATATCTGCCGTGGGAAGCAATATCCCTTTTAATATTATACAGCCTGTATTGGCTACTAACTACATTATTTGTCTTGAAGGTATTTATCCGTCAAGAGGTTAA
- a CDS encoding phage tail protein, translated as MEGTMSEIRMFAGNFAPQYWAFCQGQTVAINTNQALFALLGTMYGGNGTTNFMLPNFAGRTAMGTGTGVGTKVFSLGMMVGTETVTCDVQHMPAHVHTAGSETVSIKTFSDEGNTGSPAGNTLASLQGLYSSEQPDSSMKGISNAFALSVSGGNQPISIRQPYLGINYIICMYGIFPSRS; from the coding sequence ATGGAAGGAACCATGTCAGAAATAAGAATGTTTGCCGGAAATTTTGCTCCTCAATATTGGGCATTTTGTCAGGGGCAAACAGTAGCAATCAATACAAATCAGGCTCTTTTTGCACTTTTAGGCACAATGTACGGAGGTAATGGGACGACAAATTTTATGTTGCCGAATTTTGCGGGAAGAACGGCTATGGGAACCGGAACCGGAGTAGGAACCAAAGTGTTTTCATTAGGGATGATGGTCGGAACTGAAACGGTGACGTGCGACGTACAGCACATGCCAGCGCATGTACATACTGCCGGATCCGAAACTGTTTCTATAAAAACATTTTCAGATGAAGGAAATACAGGGTCTCCGGCAGGCAACACATTGGCTTCATTGCAGGGCTTGTATTCTAGTGAACAGCCGGATAGCAGCATGAAGGGCATATCCAATGCATTCGCTTTAAGCGTTTCAGGAGGCAATCAGCCAATAAGCATTCGCCAGCCGTATTTGGGGATTAATTACATTATCTGTATGTACGGAATTTTCCCTTCAAGATCTTAA
- a CDS encoding phage tail protein, which translates to MDGTIGEIRLFAANFAPRNWQYCNGALLAIRSNTALFSLLGTTYGGDGVTTFGLPNLAGRSAVGVGQGPGLSYYSLGEMTGTNSVTLTMANLPTHTHSLSGNVVIPAYSDEGDSGTPANNVLASKASMYSTQNSDSTTKPIPLSLQIGVSGGNNALTFVQPSLGMNYIICLYGAFPPRG; encoded by the coding sequence ATGGACGGAACAATTGGAGAAATCCGACTCTTTGCCGCAAACTTTGCTCCCAGAAACTGGCAGTATTGCAATGGTGCTTTGTTGGCCATCAGGTCAAATACGGCTTTATTTTCACTTTTAGGAACTACTTATGGTGGAGATGGTGTAACGACCTTCGGTCTGCCAAACCTTGCCGGCAGATCTGCTGTAGGGGTAGGACAGGGCCCGGGCCTATCTTATTATTCTCTCGGAGAAATGACGGGAACAAATTCTGTAACGCTTACGATGGCCAATTTACCAACCCATACGCACAGCTTATCAGGAAATGTTGTAATTCCTGCTTATTCGGATGAGGGAGATTCTGGAACTCCTGCAAACAACGTTCTGGCATCAAAGGCGTCAATGTATAGTACCCAAAATTCAGATTCTACAACAAAACCGATTCCGTTATCATTGCAGATCGGTGTGTCGGGAGGAAATAATGCACTCACGTTTGTTCAGCCTTCGCTTGGTATGAATTATATAATTTGTCTCTATGGGGCCTTTCCTCCGAGAGGATAG
- the ppk1 gene encoding polyphosphate kinase 1 yields MSLHFNPRDITWLAFNERVLQEAMDEKVPLHLRIRFLGIFSNNLDEFFRVRVAGLKRAMDFKEKVIAESFYQPPSKILQKINEIVMRQQLNFDKTWKKIQAEMAEQHIFIKTSKNLSPRQKEFVRKYFDEVVESNVIPILLHENTPMPYMRDKSLYLGVSMRKKDWQYSSNYAIIEIPSRFVGRFVLLPTEDPEEKNVMLLEDVITFNLPHIFSYFGYDEFQANAFKVTKDAELDLDNDIRTNFAEKIEKGLKNRRKGKPTRFVFDKDMDKALLEMLIRKLNLTKKDSIIPGGKIHNFKHFMDFPDVFEKYERPVERTSFTHPAFEHGERVTDVILKHDVLLTFPYHKYNPVIDLLREAAMDPDVKSIQITAYRLASSSKIINALIYAARNGKEVTVMLELQARFDEESNLEWKEMLEPEGITVLIGLPGKKVHAKLCVIKKRSHNKTIQYGFVSTGNFNEKTARIYGDHLLMTADRGIMADINKVFNVLKKPKDDYLPVLKTCKNLLVCPQFMREKIVHHIDKEIEEAKAGRRAEMIIKANSVSDRSLIEKLYEAANAGVVINMIVRGIYCAVNQKDFKEKIKAISIVDEYLEHARVMYFYNKGSEDLYISSADWMTRNLDYRIEAAVKITDKNLKKELKDILDIQLNDNVKARILDKKLSNEYIHNNKEKCRSQIETYRYLKAKTNKE; encoded by the coding sequence ATGTCATTACATTTCAATCCCAGAGATATTACCTGGCTGGCCTTTAACGAAAGGGTTTTGCAGGAAGCGATGGACGAAAAGGTCCCTTTACATTTAAGAATCCGTTTTTTAGGAATTTTTTCTAATAACCTTGATGAATTTTTTCGGGTTCGGGTAGCCGGGTTAAAACGTGCTATGGATTTTAAAGAAAAAGTAATTGCGGAATCTTTTTATCAGCCGCCTTCCAAAATCCTTCAGAAGATCAACGAAATTGTAATGAGGCAGCAGCTGAATTTCGATAAAACCTGGAAAAAAATTCAGGCTGAAATGGCTGAGCAGCATATATTTATAAAAACTTCAAAAAATTTATCGCCCCGGCAAAAAGAATTTGTACGGAAATACTTTGATGAAGTAGTGGAATCCAATGTAATCCCGATCCTGCTTCACGAAAATACGCCGATGCCTTATATGAGGGATAAAAGTCTCTATCTGGGTGTTTCGATGCGGAAAAAAGACTGGCAGTATTCGAGCAATTACGCCATTATTGAAATTCCGTCGCGTTTTGTAGGAAGATTTGTCCTGCTCCCTACGGAAGATCCTGAAGAGAAAAACGTCATGCTCCTGGAAGACGTGATCACGTTTAATTTACCACACATTTTTTCCTATTTCGGGTATGATGAATTTCAGGCCAATGCTTTTAAAGTAACCAAAGATGCGGAGCTGGACCTGGATAATGACATCAGGACCAATTTTGCAGAAAAAATTGAGAAAGGTCTGAAAAACAGAAGAAAAGGAAAGCCTACCCGATTCGTGTTCGACAAGGATATGGATAAAGCACTCCTTGAAATGCTAATCAGGAAACTGAACCTGACGAAAAAAGACAGCATCATCCCCGGTGGAAAAATTCACAATTTCAAGCATTTCATGGATTTTCCCGATGTCTTTGAAAAATATGAACGTCCTGTCGAAAGAACCTCTTTTACCCATCCGGCGTTTGAACATGGTGAAAGGGTAACCGATGTCATCTTAAAGCATGATGTACTTCTTACGTTCCCTTACCATAAATACAATCCGGTGATCGACCTGCTACGGGAAGCAGCCATGGACCCGGACGTAAAATCGATCCAGATCACGGCTTACCGTCTGGCAAGCAGCTCGAAAATCATCAATGCCCTGATCTATGCCGCAAGAAACGGCAAGGAAGTAACGGTAATGCTGGAACTCCAGGCGAGGTTTGATGAAGAGTCTAACCTTGAATGGAAAGAAATGCTGGAACCGGAAGGAATCACTGTATTAATCGGACTTCCCGGGAAAAAAGTCCATGCTAAATTATGTGTTATCAAAAAAAGGTCCCATAACAAGACCATCCAATACGGTTTCGTAAGTACCGGAAACTTTAACGAAAAAACGGCCAGAATCTACGGCGACCACTTGCTGATGACGGCAGACCGCGGCATCATGGCAGATATCAATAAAGTATTCAACGTACTGAAAAAGCCGAAAGACGATTATCTGCCTGTACTGAAAACGTGCAAAAATCTTTTGGTATGCCCGCAGTTTATGCGTGAAAAGATCGTCCATCATATCGATAAAGAAATCGAGGAAGCCAAAGCCGGAAGACGTGCCGAAATGATCATCAAAGCCAATTCCGTAAGCGACCGGTCCCTGATTGAAAAACTGTATGAAGCGGCCAATGCCGGAGTTGTTATTAACATGATCGTAAGGGGAATCTATTGCGCGGTCAATCAGAAAGACTTCAAAGAAAAGATCAAGGCCATCAGTATCGTAGACGAGTACCTGGAACATGCCCGAGTGATGTATTTCTACAACAAAGGTTCCGAAGACCTCTATATTTCCTCCGCAGACTGGATGACAAGGAACCTGGATTACCGGATTGAAGCGGCCGTTAAAATCACCGATAAAAATCTGAAAAAGGAGCTGAAAGATATTCTTGACATCCAGTTGAATGATAACGTAAAAGCTCGTATTTTAGACAAAAAATTGAGTAACGAGTATATTCATAACAACAAGGAGAAATGCCGTTCTCAGATTGAAACGTATCGATATTTAAAAGCTAAAACG